CCTTGACAACCCATTGGGTGTGGAATGAGGCCAGAGAATCACTGTCTACAGAGGCTTGCATTGAAGATCATGGCACATATCCAGAGACTTAGTACCGAACAAGTGCTGTACAGCGGAGATAACAGCGGGCTTTAGCCATTGTTGAGCCAATACTCCAAAGCCACAGTCACATGCAGGGGACTATCTAATAAGAGGGGAACTgagtgaaaaaaaaaagagtctcCCAACAAAAGGATACAGTCGGCACTACCGGACATCACGTGACCTCTTGACACTCTGAATCTTCTAGATTCTTTTCTTAGAACCCCTGTCAATCGCGAGCAGACAGGGCAAGGATTGGACGCAATCATTGTAAGCCCTGCCGGAATATGTGTTGATCCGTCCGGATGCGGCGAACCCCGGTCGACGGGAGACGGAGCTAGGATGGACAAGGCCGACTTGTTTAATGTACAGACATACTTGACaagacatccatccaatcccaTCACCAAAAACTTACTGTACAACTCTACACCCTTTCGCCATTAGCGGGCGAAGCCTTTTTTGcttcaacaatctcaacttTACATCAGTTTCCATCTTTCTCGTCGACTCCTCCTGACAAGTCTCTACTCGACATCGACAGATACGAAATACATGCGCCGATAAGAAATTATACACTGCGAATCTCTCCCTACTCTTCAACCCACCACAGCTCGCCATGAGCGCTTCTTCAATCGTCGCCCGCAGAGCGATTGCCCGGAACCCCTTCATGGGAAATGGTTAGCACCGCCTTTTCCTACACCGATCCTATCCTTGCTGTTCCTCCTGCTAATCCACCACAAAGCCCGGGCCCTCTCGCGAGGTGTTACTCCTGCTGTCCTAGGTCGCCACGTCAGTCGGCATGCCCAAATCCCCGCCATCTCTCTATTGATCCCGCGGTCAATGAGTACCGATCATCACCGACCCGATCCCTCCAGCTCTGGCCCACCCCCGGGCTTCAATGCCGAGCAGGCTAAGAAACCGCTCCCCAAGGATTCCACCATcgtcgccaagaaggaggacaagaagctcgacaagacagTCAACGGTTCAGCAATTCTAAAACCCGCCGATGCTGCCGCCAGTCCCAATGCTATCAACCAAGAAGTCGTTGCCACCAATGAGGGTGTGATGGAGAAGGCTGATGCCGCtcaaaaggcaaaagaggaaaagaagcttACTCTCTgggaaaaggtcaagaaggaggctcaCCACTACTGGGATGGATCCAAGCTCCTCGTTGCCGAGGTCAAGATCAGTTGGCGACTAGCTCTCAAGATGGCCGCCGGATACGAGCTCACCCGTCGTGAGAACAAGCAGCTACAGCGAACCGTCCAGGATCTCGGTCGATTAGTGCccttctccgtcttcatTATTGTGCCCCTGGGTGAGGCACTTCTGCCCCTTgccctcaagctcttccccAACATGCTACCCAGCACATTTGAGGGACAAAAGTCAaaggaggccaaggctacAATCTTGCGATCAACACGCAAGGAGGTTAGCGAGTTCTTGAGGCAAACACTTGGTGAAGGTCTACCACTTAGCCAAGCCACAACACAAAAGGAGGAgttctccaacttcttccgCAAGGTGCGCGCAACAGGCGAGACACCTACTGCCCAGGACGTTATCAAGATCTGCAAGGCCTTCCGCGATGATCTGACTCTCGACAACCTGTCACGACCCCAGCTTGTGTCCATGTGCAAATACATGAACCTCAGCACATTCGGAACCGACATGATGCTCCGATACCAGATCCGTCACCGCATGCGTCAAATCAAGCGTGACGATAAGGCCATCAGCTACGAGGGTGTTGACAGCTTGACCGTTTCAGAACTCCAGGCCGCTTGTGCTGCCCGAGGTATCCGAACACACAGTGTTTCCCCCGCCCGCATGCGAAATGACCTTCAGACTTGGCTCGATCTCCGCCTTAAGGAGGGCGTTCCTTCCACACTTCTTGTCCTGAGCAACGCCTATATGTACGGTCAAGGCTCAGGTGAGGGCTCTGGCCAAGTCGAGGCTCTCATTGGTGTCATGTCTGCTATTCCCGAGGAGCTGTACCACGAGATCGAGCTCGAAGTTCACAGCGCTGAGGGTGCTGCCACTAACAAGCAGCGACTCGAGGTTATCCGTGAGCAGCAAGAACTTATTGAAGATGAGGCAGAGCAGGACCAAGCTAGCCAGAGCTCTGGTTTCGCCACCCCTCGCGACACAGATGATatcgatgagaaggaggagagacTCGCCCAGGCACAGGCTGAGGGTCTCGGCCGAAAGCAGGTCAGCGAGATGGTTGAGGCCGAGACCGAGTTGGCCAAGGCGGCCGAGTCTGCCAGATTACTAGAGCGGGAGATCCAGGCCAGCTCTGGTTCGTCCAAGGAGCAGAAGTAGAGAAAGACAAACTTAGCCTTTGGGCTTCATGTACCATGACTTGGAGGTGTTTCATATGTATGACTGAATGGGATGGTATGGCATCAAGGCGGGTTGGGAAAGGCGCTGTGTCAATAACTGGGCCCAGCATTGAGAGGACCAGTATTACTTGTTTGGGATAGACTACTCTCGAGGCTGGGAAGCAATATAGATTCCACTGAATGATTTTATCTGTATATATAATTTTTCTGCAATGCATGAGCGTGaactactctgtactgtcTAATTGTGTTGTTGAATTGGTCTCTTTGATGCCTGTTAGACCCTTGGCTCAGCTgcgtcatcgtcattgacGTAGATCTTGATAGAGGGGTACCTGGGGGGCGAATAGAAGGCAGtactacaacaacaataaaTATGGTTAATAAATCATGAGAAATAGTGAATACTACTGAGAGCAAGTCTAATATTAAAagtattttttttttgtaaTTTTTCCAATCGTCAACCCTGATCAATTCTCTATACTCTGTCAGCTTACAAGCCCCTCACTATCTAATGGTCCCTGCGCCACATCCATCCCAGCTCCCCACGTCCAACTTAGCACTCCCAACTCTCTCACAAGCTTCAACTCCCGCCAACTCCGCCCACTTTAGCTTTACCTTGACTCTCACGACTCTTTCCTTCAACTTTTCTCATCCTAATCAACACCTCGAACCTCGCACTTCCTCCAACCTACAACTGCGGCATTGTCCTCGCCCTGCCCGCAATGACGGCAACcgaacagcaacaagatgaCTTCTCAAACGTCTCGTGGAGTGAGCACGTCCACGACCAACAAACTCGCAGTGTTCCCGACGCCGAAGAACCAGGCCATGACATGAATGCGCCTGGCACAGGCCTCGAGAGAGACGCTCCCTCGCTAGGAaacgagaagctcgagtGCACCGTTGATACGCCCATCAAGGAAAATGACGGCACCAAGGATGCTTTTGTTTCGTACCTCATCACCACACACGTACGTTTAACCGCTCCCCTCTCGCGCACCGTTATATACTGACGAGTAATAGTCTAcattctcctccttccaGCGCTCTACCACCACTGTCCGCCGTCGCTTCAcagactttgtctttctctacAAACAGCTCACCCGCGACTATCCCGCCGCCGCCGTGCCCCCTCTGCCCGACAAGCAGCGCATGGAGTACGTCCGCGGCGATCGCTTCGGCTCAGACTTTACCACCCGCCGCGCCAACTCTCTCCAGCGCTTCCTCAGCCGCTTGTCCCTGCACCCCACGCTGCGCCGCGCCCCGATCTTGCACACCTTCCTCGAGAGCCCCGACTGGAATGCTACCATGCGCAGCCGCGGCTCGCGCGTGAGCTCGGCCAGCGATCCCGGATCTGCCGGTGTGTTTGATAACTTTGCGGATACCTTTATCAACGCTTTTACAAAACTGCATCGGCCGGATAGGCGCTTTCTTGAGGTTAAAGAGAAGAGCGATAAGCTTGATGACGATCTGGGACATATTGAAAAGGTCATTGCGAGAGTTGCGAGGCGCGAGGCGGATCTAGAGGTGGACTTGCGTGATCTCGCAGAGCAGTTCCAAAAGCTCATTCCTCTCGAACCCCACGTCGAACCAGCAGTTCACGGCTTTTCTGCCTCCATCGAAGATACAGCGAGTCACCTACGCAAACTAAAGGACATGACCGACCAAGACTACCTCGGATCTCTGCGAGACATGCAAGCCTACTCCATCGCcctcaagaacctcctcAAGGCCCGAGAGCAGAAACAGCTCGACTACGAACAACTAACCGAATACCTCAACAAGTCCACAACAGAGCGCGACACTCTCCAATCCGGCCACGGCGGCGGTTCCGGCGCAGGAAGCTTTCTGCGTGCCAAAATCGAAGATGTCCGCGGCGTAGACCACGAGCAAGCCCGTCGCGAGCGCACCCGCAAGCTAGAACTCCGCGTCGAAGAGCTCACGCACGAGGTGGAAAGCGCGCGTAAGACGAGCGACATGTTTGACGACGAGGTAGTCAAGGAAGTAGCCGATTTCGAGCGCATCAAGAGGATCGAGATGAAGGCCCAGCTGGGTAGTCTGGCGGACTCGCATATCGAGTTTTACGGAGAAGTGGCGAGTATCTGGGAGAAGtatgttgaggagatggagaagcaggGTATCACGAGTGCTTAGCTTAATTGGTGAGCGAGGACTGCGGTTTATGGTAAATGGCGTTAAGAGGATCTGGCGTTTGGGATGGGAAAGATGAgggatgatggatgactgaTTAAGTAGCTGTCTGAATAAAGATTTCAATATGTGAACGAATGAAGAACACTGGGATCGGAAGACTTGATGTGTAAAATCAGTGTAGCATGACAATCTCTTGATATTGAACCAAACGCCCATCCAAGATCTATTGACCCAAGACAATATACAACATAGATAAAGTCATTAAACTCCGCTTATCCATGCAAAAGCAGCTCTCATCACGATCCAAAGCTTCCTACGCCCTTTTCAACCCTCTCAACGTCTACCGCCCAAAGGTCTTGTTTCAGCCCTTGCCCCATCGCTGCTATCATCATCGCTTTCGCTGTCGTCACTATCGTCACCGACGGCGTAATGCTGCGTATCATCGCCTGCGAGTCTATCACGAGAAGGCTCCCGGTTATCGCGGTAATCTTCAAAAGGCTCCTCGTCGCTGCCCTCGGCGAAAGCATCATACAGCTCTCCGCCACGGGTTCTGCGAGGTTTGTTGCCGGGTCCTTTCTCGCCTGCGTTGagaggagcttcttcttcgtcgatGAGCTCGAATTCGTAGCTGTTGTGGGAGCTGTTGCGGAGACGACGGCGGCGGGCGATCCAGAAGTAGACGCCTAGGCCGACGCAGAAGGCTGCGATGAAACCGACTGCTCCGTAGATCCAGATCTGggccttcttggaggcgCCAAAGGTTGGAAGCCATGAAACccatgaggatgaagctgttgatgtttcCTCGGCGGAGGTCTGGGTGCTTGAtgactcttcctcctcggtgcCACTAGGTCGGGCAGGCTTGGTGGGTCTCTCAGGGTGATCGGAAGGGTGGTCAATCAAGGTAGGCTTGGTAGCGGGAGGTGCTGTTGTCGTAGAGGCGGCGATTGTTGTAGTAGAGACAATTTTGTCATggtcgtcatcgtcgcctGGATTGGGCATGGGAAGTAGAGTGGCCTTGTCTGCGTCGATGGCCTCTCCCCAGAGCTTCATGCGCCAGTCGGTGAATTTGCCCTTGTAAGAGTTCTTCTCGGTGTCTCGAACAATGATGGTCCACTTGCCAACACCAGATTCTCCCCTGAAGATTGTTAGAACAGAAAGATACAAATTGTTTGGAGATACATACCAATGAGCAACACTCATAAATGTCCAGTCAACGTATCCCGCATCCTTGGCATCGCTTCGTCGAGAAACGGCAAGATGACTGACCACGTTGTCAGGGCTGATGAGATCAACGCTGAGATCACCACGTCGGGTGTGTTCAACGTTCatggtgacagtgacatGTTCCACACGAGCCAAATTGGAGTCCTTGAGCATGTCCTCAGTAACATCAAGAGTCACAGTCAAGCCGTCCCGGCCCTCGGGAATTGCCTTCTTGACATGGATCCAGGGAGAAAAGTACCACGACTGAGGCTTGACCAACTTCCaatccttggccttctcaaCCAGAGCCCAGGAGTCGATCTTACCGTATCCAAAGGTGTGACTGAATTTCTTGCCAattgttgtgttttgttggttggcttCGTCGCCTTCGATGGGCAGCGCGGTGTCCATGGCCAGGTACTGGAGATCTCTCCAAGTAAGATCAGGACGAACCTGAAGAACCAGAGCAAagataccagcagcaagaggTGCAGCGGCAGATGTACCACCGTGAGCCTTGTAACAGCTATTCTTTCCAACATCGGTTGTGTGCTAAATTGGTTAGCCAGATTGATATCACAGTAGAAAGATGACTTACAATAGCATCGCCACTTCCACTGCTGTAGGTAACGACCAGTTGAGCGGAACACTCCTCAGAGTAGTAAGGGTGGAGTCCGGTTCGATCAACAGCTCCAACTGTGATACTGTAGATAGAGTTGGTGTATCCATCAAAGTTACAGTTATCTCCTTGACCAGCACCATTTCCACTGGCAAAGACGTAGACGGATCCAAGACCACTACGTCCCTCCTGAATCGCCTTGAGCATCGCTCGTCGAATAACAACATCAGGTGCCTCCATAGTCTGACCATCGTCGGATGGACCCCATGAGCAAGAGTAAATATGGTTGTCGTGGTACTTGTACATCAGCGCTTCTGCTTCGTCGGCGTCGCTGATCAGTTTACTGAGGATACGGATTCCAGCGACTTTGGAGTCATaggcaacaccaacaccgcaAACATCGTTTCGGGCGGCTGCGACTTCGCCAGCACAACGGGTGCCGTGCCGGTCGTCGTCCAGTACAGGGGCAGGCTCGGGGTCGTTGTCGTTAAAATCCCAAGAACCCTCGGCGAAATAGTTGGGCTTGAGATCGTCGCTGTTCATATCGAGACCGTCATCTACCAC
This is a stretch of genomic DNA from Fusarium graminearum PH-1 chromosome 4, whole genome shotgun sequence. It encodes these proteins:
- a CDS encoding KEX1 protease precursor, whose protein sequence is MKIASLLSLAGLTALAHGSRPTRDYDANDYYVLQLDSATTPDQVASRLGLAHEGQLGALDDHHVFRAPKVDHDIVKREISERKRRKRDLGGSDPVDGILLSKKQQARQHLFKRDVPLNQRRWKPFSSRADAKVAELAEYQETIMKQLEIQDPIFKEQWHLLNPLQPGHDVNVTGLWLEGITGKNVTVAVVDDGLDMNSDDLKPNYFAEGSWDFNDNDPEPAPVLDDDRHGTRCAGEVAAARNDVCGVGVAYDSKVAGIRILSKLISDADEAEALMYKYHDNHIYSCSWGPSDDGQTMEAPDVVIRRAMLKAIQEGRSGLGSVYVFASGNGAGQGDNCNFDGYTNSIYSITVGAVDRTGLHPYYSEECSAQLVVTYSSGSGDAINSCYKAHGGTSAAAPLAAGIFALVLQVRPDLTWRDLQYLAMDTALPIEGDEANQQNTTIGKKFSHTFGYGKIDSWALVEKAKDWKLVKPQSWYFSPWIHVKKAIPEGRDGLTVTLDVTEDMLKDSNLARVEHVTVTMNVEHTRRGDLSVDLISPDNVVSHLAVSRRSDAKDAGYVDWTFMSVAHWYVSPNNLYLSVLTIFRGESGVGKWTIIVRDTEKNSYKGKFTDWRMKLWGEAIDADKATLLPMPNPGDDDDHDKIVSTTTIAASTTTAPPATKPTLIDHPSDHPERPTKPARPSGTEEEESSSTQTSAEETSTASSSWVSWLPTFGASKKAQIWIYGAVGFIAAFCVGLGVYFWIARRRRLRNSSHNSYEFELIDEEEAPLNAGEKGPGNKPRRTRGGELYDAFAEGSDEEPFEDYRDNREPSRDRLAGDDTQHYAVGDDSDDSESDDDSSDGARAETRPLGGRR